The following proteins are co-located in the Sporolactobacillus pectinivorans genome:
- a CDS encoding ABC-F family ATP-binding cassette domain-containing protein: MSILDTEDLVKTYGDQILFDHISFSVSEGERIGLIGVNGTGKSTLLNVIAGRDSVESGTLRHANAFRFAYLPQTPVFDPGVTALDYIYGGASPIMAALRSYERALEDLENDPSNQAFQEKLLDRQQKMDQAGAWEAEAAAKNILTRLGIHDFHTPVQEFSGGQKKRVALARALIQPEDLLILDEPTNHLDNDTIDWLEEALGQYPGALLMVTHDRYFLNRVTKKIFELDHGHLYIYDGNYELYLEKKAEREEQASADEAKHQNQLRRELAWLRRGAKARSTKQKARVERVHEMQEQKGPEAKQSVDIAIGSKRLGKKVIEAKNISKSFDGRKLFGGLDLLVTPGARLGIIGGNGSGKTTLLNLLAGRLKPDAGTVDIGETVKIGYYTQEHAEMNEELTVIDYIKETAQVMRTDDGQQVTAEQMLERFLFSRPRQHTLIRKLSGGERKRLYLLHILMQEPNVLFLDEPTNDLDTETLTILEDYLLQFPGTILAVSHDRYFLDRVAGSLIAFEGNGIIRRFEGDYSEYVALKKTVETTIKKGLSAPAQPAPKKKKLTYKEQQEWNGIEDRIAALEEHVDELKKAIAGAGSDAGKAQELYTQQQTAEAELDRAMDRWTELSLKLEEIEKG; the protein is encoded by the coding sequence GTGAGTATTCTTGATACGGAAGATTTAGTTAAAACATATGGTGACCAGATTTTGTTCGATCATATCTCTTTTTCGGTTTCGGAAGGAGAGCGGATCGGTCTGATCGGTGTGAATGGCACCGGAAAATCAACGCTGCTGAATGTCATTGCCGGGAGAGATTCTGTAGAAAGCGGCACACTGCGCCACGCCAATGCGTTCCGCTTTGCGTATCTGCCACAGACACCGGTGTTTGATCCTGGTGTTACTGCGCTGGACTATATCTACGGCGGTGCGTCACCGATCATGGCTGCGCTTCGGAGTTACGAACGGGCGCTTGAGGATCTGGAAAACGATCCGTCCAATCAGGCATTTCAGGAAAAGTTGTTGGACAGGCAGCAGAAAATGGATCAGGCGGGTGCATGGGAAGCAGAGGCTGCCGCAAAAAATATTTTAACGCGCCTTGGGATTCATGATTTTCATACACCTGTCCAGGAATTCTCAGGTGGCCAGAAAAAAAGAGTTGCGCTGGCGCGTGCTCTGATTCAGCCTGAGGATCTGCTAATTCTGGACGAGCCGACTAACCATCTGGACAACGACACCATAGACTGGCTTGAAGAAGCGCTGGGCCAGTACCCGGGTGCACTCCTGATGGTGACACATGACCGGTATTTTCTAAATCGGGTCACGAAAAAGATTTTTGAACTCGATCATGGGCATCTCTACATTTATGATGGAAATTACGAACTCTACCTGGAAAAAAAGGCGGAGCGCGAAGAACAGGCATCCGCGGATGAGGCAAAACATCAGAATCAGCTGCGCCGCGAATTAGCCTGGCTGCGCCGCGGAGCCAAAGCGCGCTCAACGAAACAGAAAGCCAGAGTCGAACGCGTTCATGAGATGCAGGAACAGAAAGGGCCGGAAGCAAAGCAGTCGGTTGACATCGCGATCGGGTCAAAGCGTCTTGGCAAAAAGGTCATCGAAGCGAAAAATATTTCCAAGTCATTTGACGGCAGAAAACTGTTCGGGGGTCTCGATCTGCTTGTCACGCCCGGAGCAAGGCTCGGCATCATCGGTGGCAATGGCAGCGGCAAAACAACGCTGCTGAATCTGCTGGCCGGGCGGCTCAAACCGGACGCCGGTACGGTCGATATTGGGGAAACAGTAAAAATCGGCTACTATACACAGGAACATGCGGAAATGAATGAAGAGCTGACTGTCATTGATTATATCAAAGAAACCGCACAGGTGATGAGGACGGATGATGGGCAGCAGGTGACGGCGGAGCAGATGCTGGAACGCTTTTTGTTTTCGCGTCCGCGCCAGCACACCTTAATCCGAAAATTATCGGGCGGCGAACGCAAACGGCTCTACTTGCTCCATATTTTGATGCAGGAACCCAATGTTCTGTTCCTTGACGAACCGACGAATGATCTTGATACCGAAACACTGACCATTCTCGAAGATTATCTGCTCCAGTTTCCGGGAACGATTCTTGCCGTCTCCCACGACCGTTATTTTCTCGACCGGGTCGCGGGAAGCTTAATTGCTTTTGAGGGGAACGGTATCATTCGCCGTTTTGAGGGAGATTACAGCGAATATGTTGCCTTGAAAAAGACTGTCGAGACAACAATTAAAAAAGGGCTGTCCGCACCTGCTCAGCCTGCACCAAAGAAGAAAAAGCTGACTTACAAAGAGCAACAGGAATGGAACGGTATCGAGGATCGTATTGCGGCACTTGAAGAACACGTTGATGAGTTGAAAAAGGCGATTGCCGGAGCGGGCAGTGATGCAGGGAAAGCGCAGGAACTGTACACACAGCAGCAGACCGCGGAAGCCGAACTGGATCGGGCGATGGACCGCTGGACTGAATTGTCGCTCAAGCTAGAGGAGATTGAGAAGGGTTAA
- a CDS encoding sigma 54-interacting transcriptional regulator produces the protein MLTNREKVLRSLSEKSRTLDGANTLGVTANEIASAIGIQRSTVSLYLNELAKSHDAIKINTRPVYFIDGHVYAQDKEKYRRINQHLAQSSSEKNAGDPFAGLIGIDGSLRNVVEQVKSSVIYPPNGLPSLLVGDSGVGKSMVAHLAYLYAKKKGFCSGNWVVLNCAEYANNPELLSSMLFGHVKGAFTGADNEKSGLLEAARDGYLFLDEVHRLTPENQEKLFQFMDKGIYRKVGETELNHTSNARLIFATTERENADFLQTFLRRIPLVIQIPNFQERSRKEKMALISVLFLKEAKIIRKNLNVNSQVIQLLLNNVNKGNIGKLSNIVKLSCAKVLLNGQSGFQNTMEIKIEDLPEDFIKQKDAVINFPEKDVSIQIDYENDKINSKNTSESDKLYDFAGSITRIVMSLETDDDKNERASDQLSKLSNQIIDYISFELNDSRQTVLTEYIESALKSVLSNMYLNFGLNQFNSGTNLLTKLVTYINNYEDVRMVDNLIEANMVIKKNYNNQYKLCLMLVESLKHQFTIKNEMLYCLFLFNFLFSQENQLISREINAVIISHGYSTASSIATTVNRLLGNYVYEGFDMPLEATVSDILRKLKEYFKTIDNEKNLVILVDMGSLTKIQDELKLIYAGNIGIITNVTTQIALIVGNKIMNNEAFEKLVRAAAEGVVPEYAFIHQEKKKSVILTTCIAGIGATKYLQELVKKNTNGEIPIIAEDYYRLKEKGISDDIFKKYQVKMIIGMDDDPEIEGIPYLSVEGLINRSVGDKIFLKAFPRIFNDENLEKMNKNMIRAFTVDSIASNLSILNPEQTVDQVEHCVKKMERSLGVKLDVYLKVSLYMHLCFMMERIILKEPNMDYPDLDNLRQCYGHFIKIVKDAFSDIQHYYSIEIPDSEIGFIYDILKNRMSING, from the coding sequence ATGTTAACGAACAGAGAGAAAGTTTTGCGCTCGCTATCAGAAAAAAGCCGGACTCTTGATGGTGCAAATACGCTGGGAGTCACGGCTAATGAAATTGCCAGCGCTATTGGCATACAAAGAAGCACGGTCAGCCTGTATTTAAATGAGCTGGCGAAGAGCCATGACGCAATAAAAATCAATACAAGGCCTGTTTATTTTATTGATGGACATGTGTACGCTCAGGACAAAGAAAAATATCGGCGGATTAACCAGCATCTGGCGCAAAGCTCGAGTGAAAAAAATGCGGGCGATCCTTTCGCCGGCCTGATCGGCATTGATGGGAGCTTAAGAAATGTTGTCGAACAGGTTAAATCATCGGTTATTTATCCGCCGAACGGATTACCGAGCCTTCTTGTCGGCGATTCCGGAGTCGGAAAAAGCATGGTTGCCCATTTGGCTTATTTATATGCGAAGAAAAAGGGCTTCTGCAGCGGCAATTGGGTCGTTCTGAACTGCGCCGAGTACGCGAACAATCCGGAACTGCTTTCCAGCATGCTGTTCGGACACGTAAAAGGAGCTTTTACCGGAGCGGACAACGAGAAGTCCGGTTTATTGGAGGCAGCGCGTGACGGTTATTTGTTCCTGGATGAGGTTCATCGATTAACCCCTGAAAACCAGGAAAAATTATTTCAATTTATGGACAAAGGGATTTATCGGAAAGTGGGAGAGACAGAGCTTAATCACACATCGAACGCACGACTTATTTTTGCGACAACGGAAAGAGAGAATGCCGATTTTCTCCAGACTTTTTTAAGAAGAATTCCATTAGTCATCCAGATCCCTAATTTTCAGGAACGGTCAAGGAAAGAAAAGATGGCGCTGATTTCCGTGTTATTTCTTAAAGAAGCGAAAATCATTAGAAAAAACCTGAACGTTAATTCTCAGGTCATTCAGCTATTGCTGAATAATGTCAATAAGGGAAACATCGGGAAACTCAGTAACATCGTCAAGCTAAGCTGCGCCAAAGTATTATTGAACGGTCAGTCCGGCTTTCAGAATACTATGGAAATCAAAATTGAAGACCTACCAGAAGATTTTATTAAACAGAAAGACGCCGTGATTAATTTTCCGGAAAAAGATGTTTCGATTCAGATTGATTATGAAAATGACAAAATCAACAGCAAAAACACAAGTGAAAGCGATAAGCTGTATGATTTTGCAGGCAGTATCACCCGGATCGTTATGTCTCTGGAGACCGATGATGATAAAAATGAAAGGGCTTCAGACCAATTATCCAAACTGTCCAATCAGATTATTGACTACATTTCGTTTGAATTAAACGACAGCAGGCAGACGGTGCTTACCGAATATATTGAAAGCGCTCTGAAGAGTGTATTATCCAATATGTATCTGAATTTCGGGTTGAACCAATTTAACAGCGGTACCAATTTACTGACCAAGCTGGTCACTTATATCAATAACTATGAAGATGTGCGGATGGTCGACAATCTGATTGAGGCCAACATGGTGATCAAGAAGAATTATAACAATCAGTACAAGCTTTGCCTGATGCTGGTGGAATCGCTGAAGCATCAATTCACAATTAAAAATGAAATGCTGTATTGCTTATTTTTGTTTAACTTCCTGTTTTCGCAGGAAAATCAGCTGATCAGCCGCGAAATAAATGCAGTCATCATTTCCCATGGTTATTCCACGGCATCAAGTATCGCAACAACGGTTAACCGGTTGCTTGGAAACTACGTTTATGAAGGATTCGATATGCCGCTGGAAGCAACCGTCAGTGATATTCTGAGAAAGCTTAAGGAATATTTTAAGACGATCGACAACGAAAAAAATCTGGTCATTTTAGTGGACATGGGCTCTTTGACTAAAATACAAGATGAACTTAAATTAATATACGCTGGAAACATAGGCATCATCACCAATGTCACGACACAAATTGCTTTGATCGTCGGCAATAAAATAATGAACAATGAAGCATTTGAAAAATTAGTCAGAGCAGCTGCGGAAGGTGTGGTGCCTGAGTATGCGTTTATTCACCAGGAGAAAAAGAAAAGTGTCATTCTCACGACCTGCATTGCCGGTATCGGCGCTACCAAATATCTTCAGGAGCTGGTTAAAAAAAATACAAACGGCGAGATTCCGATCATTGCCGAAGACTATTATCGGTTGAAGGAGAAGGGGATTAGCGACGATATTTTTAAAAAATATCAGGTCAAAATGATTATTGGAATGGATGACGATCCGGAAATCGAAGGAATACCTTATTTATCCGTTGAAGGATTAATTAACCGCAGCGTGGGGGACAAAATATTTTTAAAGGCGTTTCCCAGAATCTTTAACGATGAAAATCTGGAAAAAATGAATAAAAACATGATCCGGGCATTTACGGTTGACAGCATCGCCAGCAATCTGTCGATTCTAAACCCCGAACAGACCGTCGACCAGGTCGAACATTGCGTGAAAAAAATGGAGCGGAGTCTGGGCGTTAAACTGGACGTATATTTAAAAGTCAGCCTGTACATGCATCTCTGCTTTATGATGGAACGCATTATCCTTAAAGAACCTAATATGGATTATCCTGATCTGGACAACCTGCGACAGTGTTATGGACACTTCATAAAAATCGTCAAAGATGCGTTCAGCGATATACAACACTATTACAGTATAGAAATTCCGGATTCAGAAATCGGTTTTATCTACGATATTTTGAAAAACAGAATGTCGATTAATGGCTGA
- a CDS encoding PTS sugar transporter subunit IIB — protein sequence MAENVGSSLPFKETGCCFIFSEERKDNVYTSWHKNCLIERWSQKMEKKLAENLIVHIDNRLVHGQIAVNWKQGFQFDTIVIPDDALAHDPLNQTLMKMTIQAAGLNGHFVTVANAPQLIQTLAAPRPSLLLGRRISPVLFIICRTPETVKQLVKGGVSIAEVTIWNMFKREGKRKIVGTVYMDDADLADISAIKAHGTKVAIQESAFSKKRYL from the coding sequence ATGGCTGAAAATGTCGGCAGCTCCCTGCCTTTCAAAGAAACGGGGTGCTGTTTTATTTTTTCGGAGGAAAGGAAAGATAACGTTTACACTAGTTGGCACAAAAATTGCTTGATAGAAAGGTGGAGCCAAAAAATGGAGAAAAAATTAGCAGAAAATTTAATTGTACACATTGATAATCGTTTAGTTCATGGACAAATCGCTGTGAATTGGAAACAAGGCTTTCAATTTGACACGATTGTGATTCCGGATGATGCATTAGCTCATGATCCACTGAACCAAACATTAATGAAGATGACGATTCAGGCTGCTGGTCTCAATGGGCATTTTGTAACCGTTGCCAACGCTCCGCAGTTAATTCAGACACTCGCAGCACCAAGGCCATCATTATTGTTAGGGAGGCGAATCAGTCCAGTATTATTTATCATTTGCCGAACACCAGAAACCGTTAAACAGTTAGTCAAAGGTGGGGTATCCATTGCAGAAGTTACGATTTGGAACATGTTTAAGCGGGAAGGAAAACGGAAAATAGTTGGAACAGTCTATATGGATGATGCTGATTTGGCCGATATTTCTGCGATTAAGGCGCACGGAACTAAGGTTGCTATTCAGGAGTCGGCTTTTTCAAAAAAAAGATATTTATAA
- a CDS encoding PTS sugar transporter subunit IIB, giving the protein MTVVLARVDQRLIHGLIVNQWAQSLQIKRFMVIDDEVSQNEDIKASMRMSKPAGTGMSIINTEKAIQNFKSGNYDAQRVIVLVKEPSKLLELLDAGIAIPKVNLGIIFAQDGRTPLTKFIALNDQEKEAIKTIQSKGVPVTIQYIPTDPEEDVSKYLN; this is encoded by the coding sequence ATGACTGTTGTATTAGCTAGAGTGGATCAGCGTTTAATTCACGGATTGATCGTGAACCAGTGGGCACAATCTTTACAAATTAAACGGTTTATGGTGATTGATGACGAAGTGAGCCAGAACGAGGATATCAAAGCCAGCATGCGGATGTCAAAGCCTGCGGGTACAGGAATGTCAATTATTAACACTGAAAAAGCAATTCAGAATTTTAAAAGTGGAAATTATGACGCGCAACGAGTCATTGTACTTGTCAAAGAACCGAGTAAGTTACTTGAATTATTAGACGCGGGCATCGCGATACCAAAAGTTAATCTGGGGATTATATTTGCTCAGGATGGCCGGACCCCGCTGACTAAATTTATTGCTTTAAATGATCAGGAAAAAGAGGCTATCAAAACGATTCAGTCAAAGGGTGTGCCGGTGACCATTCAGTATATTCCAACAGATCCGGAAGAAGACGTCAGTAAGTATCTAAATTAA
- a CDS encoding PTS mannose/fructose/sorbose/N-acetylgalactosamine transporter subunit IIC produces MGTIQSILIILLVAWMIIDQNGLVIVSYFPVIVGFITGLIMGDVTTAMIIAGTFQLMQLGVANLGGSSMPNYGLATIIGAYLAIRTGTGIKTGIAVGLPVGMLAIQLDVLVKIINNFIAHRMAKLNAEHKWRAMRRQPWYGVALFGLEGAIPTALLVFFGPSAVQAILTWLPKWFTNGLTIAGGLLPVVGVGMLLHYMPTKKFATFLIIGFVFTAYLNLPILGIALIGFACAYYYFNAAMKRAEEKKTNVTNSPLMANSQGDDYDE; encoded by the coding sequence ATGGGCACGATTCAAAGCATTTTGATTATACTTTTAGTCGCGTGGATGATTATCGATCAGAACGGTTTAGTCATTGTTTCATATTTTCCTGTTATCGTAGGGTTTATTACCGGACTGATCATGGGCGATGTTACGACTGCGATGATCATCGCAGGGACATTCCAATTGATGCAGTTAGGTGTGGCCAACCTGGGCGGTTCATCAATGCCCAATTACGGACTGGCTACAATTATCGGAGCTTATCTGGCCATCCGCACAGGGACTGGGATCAAGACCGGAATTGCTGTGGGACTGCCTGTCGGAATGCTCGCCATTCAATTGGATGTCCTCGTGAAGATTATCAATAACTTTATTGCTCATCGCATGGCAAAATTGAATGCCGAACACAAATGGCGGGCCATGCGGCGGCAGCCATGGTATGGAGTGGCCCTATTTGGACTTGAGGGCGCTATACCGACTGCTCTGTTAGTTTTCTTCGGGCCGTCGGCTGTTCAGGCCATTTTAACATGGCTGCCAAAATGGTTTACGAATGGTTTAACCATTGCCGGCGGTTTATTACCGGTCGTTGGTGTTGGTATGCTGCTGCATTACATGCCGACTAAAAAATTTGCAACTTTTCTCATTATTGGATTTGTATTTACCGCTTACCTGAATCTACCTATTCTCGGTATTGCTCTGATTGGCTTTGCATGTGCCTATTACTACTTCAACGCTGCTATGAAGCGCGCAGAAGAAAAGAAAACCAATGTGACCAATAGCCCACTAATGGCAAATAGTCAGGGGGACGATTACGATGAGTGA
- a CDS encoding PTS system mannose/fructose/sorbose family transporter subunit IID: MSDELKQDAVQTNEDNKVLSKHDLHRAAVRWAFMACNAFNYETQEAPGLTWALAPALRKIYPNDDDYEKAIANHLKYFNTTTAMANVVMGATTAMEEKEGTKSIGAVQSLKTSLMGPLAGIGDTLIWVLWPTIMGSISGYMAVKGNPLGAMIWFLCNLAFFFVKIKLTDVGYFSGTKLITSLGDRISIFTESASIMGLTVVGALIASVVRIQSPISFRFGAVSMALQSGILDKIMPSLLSVLLTWLVYKLIGSKRWTMNRIILFLIAISMIGAFFGILK, from the coding sequence ATGAGTGATGAACTGAAACAGGATGCAGTACAAACGAATGAAGATAATAAAGTGCTTTCGAAACACGATTTGCATCGGGCAGCAGTCAGGTGGGCTTTCATGGCATGCAACGCCTTTAACTATGAAACGCAGGAAGCACCGGGCCTGACGTGGGCGCTGGCGCCGGCATTAAGAAAAATTTATCCCAATGATGACGACTATGAAAAAGCAATTGCTAATCATTTAAAATATTTTAATACGACAACAGCAATGGCTAATGTCGTTATGGGCGCAACGACGGCGATGGAGGAGAAAGAGGGGACAAAATCAATCGGGGCTGTCCAGTCGTTAAAAACTAGCTTAATGGGACCTTTAGCAGGTATTGGCGATACCTTAATCTGGGTACTGTGGCCAACGATTATGGGGTCTATTTCAGGGTATATGGCTGTTAAAGGTAACCCGCTGGGCGCAATGATCTGGTTCTTATGCAATCTTGCCTTCTTCTTTGTGAAAATTAAATTAACTGATGTGGGCTATTTTTCAGGAACAAAACTTATCACATCTTTAGGCGATCGAATTTCAATTTTTACAGAATCCGCTTCAATTATGGGCTTAACTGTGGTAGGTGCATTAATTGCAAGCGTCGTCAGAATACAGTCGCCGATTTCTTTCCGTTTTGGTGCCGTTAGCATGGCTTTGCAGTCAGGCATTTTGGATAAAATTATGCCGAGCTTGCTTTCAGTACTTCTGACCTGGCTAGTTTACAAGTTAATCGGAAGCAAGAGATGGACGATGAACCGGATCATTCTATTCTTAATTGCTATCTCAATGATAGGCGCGTTCTTTGGCATTCTGAAATAA
- a CDS encoding PTS sugar transporter subunit IIA: MRKIIIASHNKLADGMKKTLEFISGPKKNCIALSAYVNNKPIEDEIAEIIKKVPAEDELIIFTDMLAGSVNQKFFPYQERPHTHIISGMNLPIILAIVLSPENDYLTEDRVRQLITEARDQLVYVNDIKAEVSDDDE; this comes from the coding sequence ATGAGAAAAATCATTATCGCATCGCACAATAAATTAGCTGATGGCATGAAAAAAACGCTTGAATTTATTTCCGGGCCGAAAAAAAACTGCATCGCGCTGAGTGCCTATGTCAATAACAAACCAATTGAAGATGAAATCGCTGAAATCATTAAGAAGGTACCGGCTGAGGATGAACTGATCATTTTTACCGATATGTTAGCAGGCAGTGTCAATCAGAAGTTCTTCCCTTATCAGGAGAGGCCCCATACGCACATTATTTCCGGCATGAATCTGCCGATTATTCTTGCAATCGTACTATCACCGGAGAACGACTATTTGACTGAAGACCGTGTTCGTCAGCTTATTACTGAGGCCAGAGATCAGCTTGTTTATGTGAATGACATTAAAGCGGAAGTGAGTGACGATGATGAGTGA
- a CDS encoding glycoside hydrolase family 13 protein: MMSDDKEKDWWKKSVVYQVYPKSFNDSNGDGIGDIPGITEKLPYFKELGVDVIWLNPIYKSPYVDNGYDISDYKAIHQDFGTMEDFNQLLSKAHKLDLKIIMDLVVNHTSSEHPWFKKSREKTPNQYRDYYIWKNAKDGGVPTNWGSSFGGSTWEYNEDVGKYYLHLFAKQQPDLNWENSKVREEVYDIMRFWLDKGIDGFRMDVISLISKKPDYPDGQVINHKKYGSYYDGAANGPRVHEFLHEMNQKVLSKYNVMTVGEAPHTNADEALIYCNADSEELDMVFHFDHMHLDYGPYGKFTDKKAKMADLREVLTHWQYKMADKGWNSLYWSNHDQARPVSRFGNDTKYRKESAKMLGTLLHMMKGTPYIFEGEELGMTNVHFNSINDYNDIETHNTYREFNGLHLDPEFIRRAIHAKSRDNARTPMQWDDSVHAGFSDGSPWLKVNPNYKEINVREALNDKDSVFYYYKKLIALRKEYDVIVNGEYQLICDDDPDIFSYIRKGDGEILLVICSFSDQSTKFQFPGNLSEKKAQLLIGNYDERDNDDIREVSLKPYEARVYLLK; encoded by the coding sequence ATGATGAGTGACGACAAAGAAAAAGACTGGTGGAAAAAAAGCGTAGTTTATCAGGTGTATCCTAAGAGCTTCAACGACTCAAACGGCGACGGTATCGGCGATATCCCGGGCATCACAGAAAAGCTTCCCTATTTCAAAGAACTGGGGGTCGATGTGATCTGGCTCAATCCGATCTATAAATCACCGTATGTCGATAATGGCTACGACATTTCCGATTACAAGGCGATTCATCAAGACTTTGGAACGATGGAAGATTTTAATCAGTTATTGTCAAAAGCACATAAGCTGGATCTCAAAATAATTATGGATCTGGTCGTCAATCATACGTCTAGCGAGCACCCCTGGTTTAAAAAAAGCAGGGAAAAAACGCCGAATCAGTACAGAGACTACTATATCTGGAAGAACGCGAAGGATGGCGGGGTGCCTACCAACTGGGGCTCCAGCTTCGGTGGCTCAACATGGGAATATAACGAGGACGTTGGCAAATATTATTTGCATCTGTTCGCCAAGCAGCAGCCGGATCTGAACTGGGAGAATTCTAAAGTCCGGGAAGAAGTCTATGATATTATGCGCTTCTGGCTGGATAAAGGCATTGACGGCTTTCGTATGGATGTCATTAGCTTAATTTCCAAAAAACCGGATTATCCGGATGGTCAGGTCATCAATCATAAAAAATACGGCAGTTATTACGATGGTGCCGCAAATGGGCCGAGAGTCCATGAATTTTTACATGAAATGAATCAGAAAGTGCTCTCCAAATACAATGTGATGACTGTCGGCGAAGCACCGCATACGAATGCGGATGAAGCCTTAATATATTGTAATGCTGACAGCGAAGAACTGGATATGGTGTTCCATTTTGACCACATGCATCTTGATTATGGGCCTTACGGCAAATTTACTGACAAAAAGGCGAAAATGGCTGACTTGAGAGAGGTATTGACACATTGGCAATATAAAATGGCTGACAAGGGCTGGAACAGTCTCTATTGGAGTAATCATGATCAGGCAAGACCCGTTTCCCGCTTTGGCAATGATACAAAATACCGAAAGGAATCGGCAAAAATGCTGGGAACCCTCCTTCACATGATGAAGGGCACGCCCTACATTTTTGAAGGCGAAGAGCTGGGAATGACCAATGTTCATTTCAATTCGATCAACGATTACAATGACATTGAAACGCACAATACCTATAGAGAATTTAACGGCTTGCATCTGGATCCTGAATTTATTAGACGTGCGATCCATGCCAAGTCCAGGGATAATGCTAGAACACCGATGCAGTGGGATGATTCAGTGCATGCCGGCTTTTCGGATGGATCGCCGTGGCTGAAAGTCAACCCGAATTATAAAGAAATCAATGTGCGTGAAGCACTGAACGACAAGGATTCTGTTTTTTACTATTACAAAAAACTGATTGCACTGCGGAAGGAGTACGATGTCATTGTTAACGGGGAGTATCAGCTGATTTGCGATGATGACCCTGACATTTTTTCTTATATCAGAAAAGGCGACGGAGAAATATTACTGGTGATTTGCAGCTTCTCTGACCAAAGCACCAAATTTCAATTTCCAGGCAATTTATCAGAGAAAAAAGCTCAGCTGCTCATCGGCAATTATGATGAAAGAGACAATGATGATATCCGTGAAGTATCGCTTAAACCCTATGAGGCGAGAGTTTATTTGTTGAAGTAA